Proteins encoded in a region of the Euzebya tangerina genome:
- a CDS encoding cell wall-binding repeat-containing protein, whose product MSRTLPIHRPGLVITTLGVALMALVWLATPAAAATFDVDTALDTVDASPGDGDCADAMDNCSLRAAIQEANALPGADTVTLGEDETYALTIIGSGEEIAGTGDLDITSEITLTGNGSTIDATVIGDRAVDLIAGDAVITDLTITGGAAGVAPDDRGGAIRADADSTLDISASTLIGNTAPLAGGGIENTGGTVTVTDTDFSDNVATGVPAAGNGGAVHAAGGSTTITGGTVQDNTAVEGAGLWLAAGTMDVDGVTFTQNTTTGTEADMGGGAIFNQAGGTISVTDSSFDSNTATNGAASGGAIILVDDGTSITVTDSSFDDNAANRAGGAIEVAAGTSATIIDSDFTANDVAAGANPGNGGAIHSGNGTVSVTGGTAAGNTATEGGAFWNSTGDFVVEAVTFDGNTTAGTAADMGGGAIFNQGAGTVAVEGSNFTGNTATEGAASGGAIIVVDDGSTVTVEGSTFDGNSANRAGGAIEVAAGSILDVSNSTFDSNDVAVGANPGNGGAIHSGGGTVSVFGGSADDNTAIEGGAFWNAAGTFAVDAVIFTGNVGTGDEADNGGGALFNQGAGTMTVVNSTFDANLATGAAGSGGAVLNLNNEGQEGDSVMSIEDSSFDANVAARAGGAIENAGSVMDISDTDFSGNDVAEAAAPGNGGAIHDGGGTVTVTGGSADGNTAVEGGGFWTSGTMVVTGTTLTGNTGAAGGALYIEEGGQLTLDGVRASANDATDGDGNALFDAGGNDTATDTVLTSQAPATGLTCNELVETDLGGNADDDGSCFDQAIVVDRVQGEDRIATAIAASQASFDDGEASAVVLTRADVFADALAGTPLAVQENGPLLLSGQDSLDSATETEIQRVLDSDGTVYLLGGTDALSEQVEADVTALGTDVVRYGGLNRFDTAVIIASDGLDEPDLNLLADGEGFADAVSSGAAAAANDGAVLLTSGDVLPPETEAYLATIDPGSDSDTDTSNDTLFAIGGPAVAAVPGATPVQGANRVDTAVEVATTFFEAPPVAGIATEGAFPDALAGGVVVSAQGGPLLLSGSEALSASVAAYFEATPSIGTVTIFGGVDALSEAVQDGVRESFPTSSP is encoded by the coding sequence ATGTCCCGAACACTGCCGATCCACAGGCCCGGGCTGGTGATCACCACGCTCGGCGTCGCCCTGATGGCGCTGGTGTGGCTCGCCACCCCCGCCGCCGCCGCCACCTTCGACGTCGACACCGCACTGGACACGGTGGACGCCAGTCCAGGCGACGGTGACTGCGCCGACGCCATGGACAACTGTTCGCTGCGCGCGGCCATCCAGGAAGCCAACGCCCTGCCTGGCGCAGACACGGTCACGCTGGGCGAGGATGAGACCTACGCGCTCACGATCATCGGCAGCGGCGAGGAGATCGCTGGGACCGGCGACCTCGACATCACCAGCGAGATCACCCTGACGGGCAACGGCTCGACCATCGACGCGACGGTCATCGGCGACCGTGCCGTCGACCTGATCGCCGGCGATGCGGTCATCACCGACCTCACCATCACCGGTGGCGCGGCAGGTGTTGCACCTGACGATCGCGGCGGTGCCATCCGAGCGGACGCCGACTCCACACTGGACATCTCCGCCTCGACCCTCATCGGGAACACCGCGCCGCTGGCCGGTGGCGGCATCGAGAACACCGGCGGCACGGTCACCGTGACCGACACGGACTTCAGCGACAACGTCGCGACCGGCGTCCCGGCGGCCGGCAACGGCGGGGCCGTCCACGCAGCCGGTGGGTCCACCACGATCACGGGCGGCACCGTGCAGGACAACACCGCCGTGGAGGGCGCTGGCCTCTGGCTGGCAGCCGGCACGATGGACGTCGATGGCGTGACGTTCACGCAGAACACCACAACCGGGACCGAGGCTGACATGGGCGGCGGTGCGATCTTCAACCAGGCCGGCGGCACGATCTCGGTGACTGACTCGAGCTTCGACTCGAACACCGCAACCAACGGCGCCGCCTCCGGTGGCGCGATCATCCTGGTCGACGACGGAACGTCGATCACGGTCACCGACTCGAGCTTCGACGACAACGCAGCCAACCGCGCGGGTGGTGCGATCGAGGTCGCTGCTGGCACCAGCGCCACGATCATCGACTCCGACTTCACCGCGAACGATGTCGCTGCGGGAGCGAACCCCGGCAACGGCGGTGCGATCCACAGCGGCAACGGCACGGTCAGCGTGACCGGCGGCACCGCAGCGGGCAACACCGCGACCGAGGGGGGCGCCTTCTGGAACAGCACGGGCGATTTCGTGGTGGAGGCGGTCACCTTCGACGGCAACACCACCGCCGGGACCGCGGCCGACATGGGCGGCGGCGCGATCTTCAACCAGGGCGCCGGCACGGTGGCCGTGGAGGGCTCCAACTTCACGGGCAACACCGCGACCGAGGGCGCGGCCTCCGGTGGCGCCATCATCGTCGTCGACGACGGCTCGACGGTGACCGTCGAGGGCTCCACATTCGACGGCAACAGCGCAAACCGCGCTGGTGGCGCGATCGAGGTGGCGGCCGGTTCGATCCTCGACGTCTCGAACTCCACCTTCGACAGCAACGACGTCGCCGTGGGCGCGAACCCGGGCAACGGGGGCGCCATCCACAGCGGCGGAGGCACCGTCTCGGTCTTCGGCGGCAGCGCCGATGACAACACGGCGATCGAGGGCGGTGCGTTCTGGAACGCCGCGGGAACCTTCGCCGTGGACGCGGTCATCTTCACCGGCAACGTCGGAACGGGTGACGAGGCGGACAACGGCGGTGGCGCACTCTTCAACCAGGGCGCCGGCACGATGACCGTCGTGAACTCGACCTTCGACGCCAATCTGGCGACCGGTGCAGCCGGCTCCGGTGGTGCCGTCCTCAACCTCAACAATGAGGGCCAGGAGGGCGACTCCGTCATGAGCATCGAGGACTCGAGCTTCGACGCCAACGTCGCCGCCCGTGCCGGTGGGGCCATCGAGAACGCCGGCTCGGTGATGGACATCTCCGACACCGACTTCTCCGGCAACGATGTGGCCGAAGCGGCCGCGCCGGGCAACGGCGGCGCCATCCACGACGGCGGCGGCACCGTCACGGTCACCGGTGGGAGCGCCGACGGCAACACGGCCGTCGAGGGCGGCGGGTTCTGGACCAGCGGGACCATGGTCGTGACCGGCACCACACTCACCGGCAACACCGGTGCGGCCGGTGGCGCCCTCTACATCGAGGAGGGCGGCCAGTTGACCCTCGACGGCGTGCGCGCCTCGGCCAACGACGCCACGGACGGCGACGGCAACGCGCTGTTCGACGCCGGTGGCAACGACACGGCCACCGACACCGTCCTGACCTCGCAGGCGCCGGCGACCGGCCTCACCTGCAACGAGCTGGTCGAGACCGATCTCGGCGGCAATGCCGATGACGACGGCAGCTGCTTCGATCAGGCCATCGTCGTGGACCGGGTCCAGGGCGAGGATCGGATCGCGACCGCGATCGCAGCCTCGCAGGCCAGCTTCGACGACGGCGAGGCCAGTGCGGTCGTGCTCACGAGGGCCGACGTGTTCGCGGACGCCCTCGCCGGGACGCCGCTGGCGGTCCAGGAGAACGGCCCGCTGCTCCTGTCCGGTCAGGACAGCCTGGACTCGGCGACCGAGACCGAGATCCAGCGGGTGTTGGACTCCGACGGCACCGTCTACCTGCTCGGCGGCACCGACGCGCTGAGCGAGCAGGTGGAGGCCGACGTCACGGCCCTGGGCACCGACGTGGTGCGCTACGGCGGACTCAACCGGTTCGACACCGCGGTCATCATCGCCTCCGACGGCCTGGACGAGCCTGACCTCAACCTGCTGGCCGACGGTGAGGGGTTCGCCGACGCGGTGTCCTCAGGTGCCGCCGCAGCCGCGAACGACGGTGCGGTGCTGCTGACCTCGGGCGACGTGCTGCCGCCCGAGACCGAGGCGTACCTCGCCACGATCGACCCCGGCTCGGACAGCGACACCGACACGAGCAACGACACGCTGTTCGCGATCGGTGGTCCGGCCGTGGCGGCCGTCCCGGGTGCCACTCCGGTCCAGGGAGCGAACCGGGTGGACACCGCAGTCGAGGTCGCCACGACGTTCTTCGAGGCGCCACCCGTCGCGGGCATCGCCACGGAGGGTGCCTTCCCGGACGCCCTTGCCGGCGGCGTTGTCGTCTCGGCCCAGGGTGGCCCGCTGCTCCTGTCGGGCAGCGAGGCGCTCAGCGCGTCGGTCGCCGCCTACTTCGAGGCGACGCCGAGCATCGGGACGGTCACCATCTTCGGTGGGGTCGATGCGCTGTCTGAAGCGGTGCAGGACGGAGTGCGGGAGAGCTTCCCGACCAGCTCCCCGTAG
- a CDS encoding glutaminase — MGTNVTASRGPTGADLDVVVEQVAQDVAGLADQGAVATYIPALARVDPAHFALAVAPLDGPPAAVGDADTTFSIQSISKVFTLTLAMQRFAGDIWERMGREPSGDPFNSLVQLEYENGKPRNPFINAGAIVLADILRTCLDDPLSELVQLVSELCGEPVTVDGEVALSEAETGFRNRSLANLMTGFGNIHGDPQAVLDIYFAQCSIAMTPAQLARSLGYLANDGVDPRSGARVLSAEKARRVNALMLTCGTYDAAGEFAFRVGIPCKSGVGGGVVGIVPHHLSACAWSPRLDQTGNSVQGRAALEALIDRTGLSVF; from the coding sequence ATGGGGACGAATGTGACCGCTTCACGTGGCCCGACCGGAGCCGACCTGGATGTCGTGGTCGAGCAGGTCGCCCAGGATGTGGCCGGACTGGCTGACCAGGGCGCCGTCGCGACCTACATCCCGGCGCTCGCCCGGGTCGACCCGGCCCACTTCGCCCTGGCCGTCGCACCGCTGGACGGGCCGCCGGCCGCGGTCGGGGATGCCGACACCACCTTCAGCATCCAGTCGATCAGCAAGGTGTTCACCCTGACGCTGGCGATGCAGCGGTTCGCCGGTGACATCTGGGAGCGGATGGGGCGTGAACCCTCCGGCGACCCGTTCAACTCGCTGGTCCAACTCGAGTACGAGAACGGCAAACCTCGCAATCCCTTCATCAACGCCGGCGCGATCGTGCTGGCCGACATCCTGCGGACGTGCCTCGACGATCCACTCTCCGAACTCGTGCAGTTGGTGTCCGAGCTCTGCGGCGAGCCGGTGACCGTCGACGGGGAGGTCGCCCTGTCCGAAGCGGAGACCGGCTTCCGCAACCGGTCGCTGGCCAACCTGATGACGGGCTTCGGCAACATCCACGGCGACCCGCAAGCCGTGCTCGACATCTACTTCGCCCAGTGCTCCATCGCCATGACGCCGGCCCAGCTGGCCCGGTCGCTGGGCTACCTGGCCAACGACGGCGTCGATCCGCGGTCGGGCGCCCGGGTGCTCTCCGCCGAGAAGGCCCGCCGGGTCAATGCGCTGATGTTGACCTGTGGTACCTACGACGCCGCCGGCGAGTTCGCCTTCCGCGTCGGCATCCCCTGCAAGTCGGGCGTCGGAGGGGGCGTCGTGGGAATCGTCCCGCATCACCTCTCGGCCTGCGCGTGGTCGCCTCGCCTGGACCAGACCGGGAACTCGGTTCAGGGACGAGCAGCACTGGAGGCCCTGATCGACCGGACCGGGCTGTCGGTCTTCTGA
- the rimO gene encoding 30S ribosomal protein S12 methylthiotransferase RimO, producing the protein MSQVDAGQIRPSDGKGKVAIITLGCGRNDVDSDNVGGLLTADGYDMVTEPDDADLLVVNTCTFIAPAREESVDVVLGATDTTKPVVVVGCMAERYGQELADAVPEAAAVVGFDRYRELPQIVGSALGVRDPNGDAVASDEAPASRRGLPLFGTGPSGPDAPPTASFPLRTVPKGPWAYLKIAGGCDRVCTFCSIPSFRGRFGSRTVTELEAEVRWLVEQGVRELVCVSENTTSYHKDLPGGRRGQADLIEMFDRVEGLEMVRLMYLQPAEITPLLLESMAASDTVVPYYDLSLQHASAPVLDRMARSGSPERFLRLIEGIRQRDPGAVFRSSFITGFPGETDEDVDTLASFVDAAGLDWSGVFTYSAEDGTPAATMPDQVPHDEARARAEEITQIIEAVALEKAEAFVGRRLEVLVEDHEAETAIGRSYREAPETDGEIRVEGLGTPVGRLAPVVVTSTDGVDLLARPA; encoded by the coding sequence GTGAGTCAGGTGGACGCGGGGCAGATCCGGCCCAGTGACGGCAAGGGCAAGGTCGCGATCATCACCCTCGGCTGTGGGCGCAACGACGTCGACAGCGACAACGTCGGTGGCCTGCTGACGGCCGACGGGTACGACATGGTCACCGAGCCCGACGACGCCGACCTGCTGGTCGTCAACACCTGCACCTTCATCGCACCCGCCCGCGAGGAGTCCGTGGACGTGGTGCTCGGTGCAACCGACACCACCAAGCCCGTCGTCGTGGTGGGCTGCATGGCCGAGCGGTACGGGCAGGAGTTGGCCGACGCCGTCCCCGAAGCCGCCGCCGTCGTTGGGTTCGACCGGTATCGCGAGTTGCCCCAGATCGTCGGGTCGGCCCTCGGGGTCCGCGACCCGAACGGGGACGCCGTTGCGTCCGATGAGGCTCCAGCCAGCAGGCGTGGATTGCCGCTGTTCGGCACCGGACCATCCGGCCCCGACGCACCACCCACCGCCTCGTTCCCGCTCCGAACCGTGCCGAAGGGCCCCTGGGCGTACCTCAAGATCGCGGGTGGCTGCGACCGGGTCTGCACGTTCTGCTCGATCCCGTCGTTCCGTGGTCGGTTCGGCTCGCGGACGGTGACCGAGCTCGAGGCGGAGGTCCGCTGGCTGGTGGAGCAGGGCGTGCGCGAGCTGGTGTGCGTCAGCGAGAACACCACCTCCTACCACAAGGATCTGCCGGGCGGCCGGCGCGGTCAGGCTGACCTGATCGAGATGTTCGACCGCGTCGAGGGCCTCGAGATGGTTCGGCTCATGTACCTCCAGCCCGCCGAGATCACGCCACTGCTGCTCGAGTCCATGGCGGCCAGCGACACGGTCGTGCCCTACTACGACCTGTCGCTCCAGCACGCCTCGGCTCCGGTGCTCGACCGGATGGCCCGGTCGGGGAGTCCCGAGCGGTTCCTGAGGCTGATCGAGGGCATCCGGCAGCGCGATCCGGGCGCAGTCTTCCGCTCCTCGTTCATCACCGGCTTCCCGGGCGAGACCGACGAGGACGTCGACACCCTGGCGTCGTTCGTCGACGCCGCGGGCCTCGACTGGTCGGGGGTCTTCACCTACTCCGCGGAGGACGGCACCCCGGCGGCGACCATGCCGGACCAGGTGCCCCATGACGAGGCGCGGGCACGGGCCGAGGAGATCACCCAGATCATCGAGGCGGTGGCGCTCGAGAAGGCCGAGGCGTTCGTCGGGCGGCGCCTCGAGGTGCTGGTGGAGGACCACGAGGCCGAGACGGCGATCGGACGCAGCTACCGGGAGGCGCCGGAGACCGACGGCGAGATCCGGGTCGAGGGTCTTGGCACCCCCGTCGGACGTCTCGCGCCGGTCGTGGTGACCAGCACGGACGGGGTGGACCTCCTGGCTCGCCCGGCCTGA
- a CDS encoding sigma-70 family RNA polymerase sigma factor yields the protein MSSSKDLRQAVAAHGAELYRLAYRQLSDVGVAEEVVQETFLRAWRARDRFDPNLASLRTWLFSIARNVIIDTLRRRSVRDQIVDLTDRAESIEDHADSVLRSFQVEEALARLSPAHREALVEVYYRDRPAKAVADELSLPVGTVRSRVFYGLRALRLALEEMGWRE from the coding sequence ATGTCCTCCTCCAAGGACCTGCGGCAGGCTGTGGCAGCCCACGGCGCAGAGCTGTACCGGCTGGCGTATCGTCAGCTGAGCGATGTGGGAGTGGCCGAGGAGGTGGTGCAGGAGACCTTCCTCCGCGCCTGGAGGGCCAGAGACCGCTTCGACCCGAACCTCGCCTCGCTGCGGACCTGGCTCTTCTCCATCGCTCGCAACGTCATCATCGACACCCTCCGCCGACGCTCCGTGCGCGACCAGATCGTGGACCTGACCGACCGGGCCGAATCCATCGAGGACCACGCCGATTCGGTGCTCCGGTCCTTCCAGGTCGAGGAGGCCCTGGCTCGACTGTCTCCCGCCCACCGGGAGGCACTGGTCGAGGTCTACTACCGGGACCGACCCGCGAAGGCAGTTGCCGACGAACTCAGCCTGCCGGTCGGTACGGTTCGTAGTCGGGTCTTCTACGGGCTGCGCGCCCTGCGCCTCGCGCTCGAGGAGATGGGGTGGCGGGAGTGA
- a CDS encoding CaiB/BaiF CoA transferase family protein, translating into MSRPGPLNGLRVIEIQGIGPGPFAAMVLADLGAEVIRVDRTSAGGLSIGEGPQGHDVMSRSRQSVAINLKDPKGVEVLLALVRTADVLIEGFRPGVAERLGIGPDPCAAVNPGLVYGRMTGWGQTGPWATMAGHDLDYIALAGALQPMGEEGKPPPVPLNLIGDFGGGGMLLVVGVLAALVERQGSGQGQVVDAAMVDGSALLMNMFHGMRSMGSWDETRRAANLLDGGAPFYRNYVCADGGYVAVGALEPQFYAELLSLLDLDPAEWPQFDRTRWPDLARALAERFAAAPRRHWEEVFEGTDACVAPALTMAEAATHPHLADRETFIEVDGVSQAAPAPRFSRTPSGRPSAPPGRGADTEAVLARIGFDLDEIRALARAGAIATEAN; encoded by the coding sequence GTGTCCCGACCCGGCCCCCTGAACGGCCTGCGTGTGATCGAGATCCAGGGGATCGGTCCCGGACCCTTCGCGGCGATGGTCCTGGCGGACCTGGGCGCCGAGGTCATCCGCGTCGACCGGACATCGGCCGGCGGGCTGAGCATCGGCGAGGGACCGCAGGGCCACGACGTGATGAGCCGCAGCCGTCAATCGGTGGCCATCAACCTGAAGGACCCGAAGGGCGTCGAGGTGCTGCTGGCCCTGGTCCGGACCGCCGACGTGCTGATCGAGGGCTTCAGGCCGGGGGTGGCCGAGCGCCTCGGCATCGGACCCGACCCGTGCGCGGCGGTCAACCCGGGACTGGTCTACGGGCGCATGACCGGGTGGGGGCAGACCGGCCCGTGGGCGACGATGGCCGGCCACGACCTGGACTACATCGCGTTGGCCGGCGCGTTGCAGCCCATGGGTGAGGAGGGCAAGCCGCCCCCCGTGCCTCTCAACCTGATCGGCGACTTCGGTGGGGGTGGCATGCTGCTGGTCGTCGGCGTGCTGGCCGCGCTCGTCGAGCGGCAGGGCAGCGGTCAGGGCCAGGTGGTCGACGCCGCCATGGTCGACGGGTCAGCGCTGCTGATGAACATGTTCCACGGCATGCGGTCGATGGGGTCGTGGGACGAGACACGTCGTGCCGCGAACCTGCTGGATGGTGGCGCGCCCTTCTACCGCAACTACGTCTGCGCTGATGGCGGCTACGTCGCCGTGGGCGCGCTGGAGCCGCAGTTCTACGCCGAACTGCTCTCGTTGCTGGATCTGGACCCCGCGGAGTGGCCGCAGTTCGACCGGACGCGGTGGCCTGATCTTGCGCGTGCGCTGGCCGAGCGGTTCGCCGCTGCGCCCCGACGCCACTGGGAGGAGGTCTTCGAGGGAACCGACGCCTGCGTCGCCCCAGCTCTGACCATGGCGGAGGCTGCCACCCACCCGCACCTGGCCGATCGCGAGACGTTCATCGAGGTCGACGGCGTGTCCCAGGCTGCCCCCGCACCTCGGTTCTCCCGAACCCCCTCCGGCCGTCCGTCGGCCCCTCCCGGTCGGGGTGCTGACACCGAAGCGGTTCTCGCCCGGATAGGATTCGACCTCGATGAGATACGGGCCTTGGCTCGTGCTGGGGCGATCGCAACGGAGGCGAACTGA
- the pgsA gene encoding CDP-diacylglycerol--glycerol-3-phosphate 3-phosphatidyltransferase, producing MADQPSPFNLANAFTFLRVLLVPVIGYLLFVSAADDPGTTSSARWWAFGIFVFAALTDSIDGWLARRLVGVTDWGKLADPLADKLLIIGSLAILAFFRELPWWAVVVIVLREVAVTVQRTQLLRNHGVVVAASIWGKVKTVTQVVAVTLYLYPDVPAIARQTSLAIAVLATIVSGAEYFRRVRRLQANLPSATA from the coding sequence GTGGCGGACCAACCCTCACCCTTCAACCTCGCGAACGCGTTCACGTTCCTGCGGGTGCTGCTGGTCCCCGTCATCGGCTACCTGCTCTTCGTCAGCGCTGCCGACGATCCCGGCACGACATCGTCGGCCCGCTGGTGGGCCTTCGGGATCTTCGTCTTCGCCGCCCTCACCGACTCGATCGACGGCTGGCTGGCCCGCCGGCTCGTCGGCGTCACCGACTGGGGGAAGCTGGCCGACCCTCTGGCCGACAAGCTGCTCATCATCGGGTCACTGGCGATCCTGGCCTTCTTCCGCGAGCTGCCCTGGTGGGCGGTCGTGGTCATCGTCCTGCGCGAGGTGGCGGTGACGGTCCAGCGCACGCAGCTCCTCCGCAATCACGGCGTGGTGGTGGCCGCCTCGATCTGGGGGAAGGTCAAGACGGTCACGCAGGTCGTCGCCGTGACGCTGTACCTGTATCCCGACGTGCCTGCGATCGCCCGGCAGACCTCGCTCGCCATCGCCGTGCTGGCGACCATCGTCAGCGGCGCCGAGTACTTCCGCCGCGTCCGTCGGCTGCAGGCCAACCTGCCCTCCGCCACGGCGTGA
- a CDS encoding CinA family nicotinamide mononucleotide deamidase-related protein produces MRAHIIAIGNELLLGDNTDTNSAWISRRLAEIGIEVVRHTSVSDGIDDMREVISSAVASADVVLTTGGLGPTQDDLTKVALAQVGGVSSHLDEAMADEIAAYFASRGYEMTANNLQQAELPEGAWWLTRVGTAPGVGMEVGEAVVFCMPGVPREMKEMMDQDVIPDLVRRADAAVTVTRIVRTSGIGEATVAATLADLAEEIERDGQVTLAFLASRGETRVKLTATAGTREAASAMVVPLADRAAGLLGEAAIGFDDEGVEFDIGRRLVAAEMTVAVAESMTGGGVGTRLVTVPGASNWFRGGLITYATATKVSLAGLDGARVEREGPVSEWTARSLAAAAADRLGADLGLSIVGVAGPDPQGGQPVGTIWIGTAGPDGLARAKAITVPGRGRTDVQEFGVAVALNALHRFVRRLTAG; encoded by the coding sequence GTGAGAGCCCACATCATCGCCATCGGCAACGAGTTGCTGCTCGGCGACAACACCGACACCAACTCCGCCTGGATCTCCCGACGGCTCGCCGAGATCGGGATCGAGGTCGTCCGGCACACCTCGGTCAGCGACGGGATCGACGACATGCGCGAGGTGATCAGTTCGGCGGTTGCGTCAGCGGACGTGGTGCTGACCACCGGCGGGCTGGGCCCGACCCAGGACGACCTGACGAAGGTGGCCCTGGCCCAGGTCGGGGGTGTGTCGTCGCACCTCGATGAGGCGATGGCCGACGAGATCGCCGCCTACTTCGCCTCGCGTGGCTACGAGATGACCGCCAACAACCTGCAGCAGGCTGAGCTGCCGGAGGGTGCCTGGTGGCTGACCCGTGTCGGCACCGCGCCCGGTGTGGGGATGGAGGTCGGGGAGGCGGTGGTCTTCTGCATGCCCGGCGTGCCTCGTGAGATGAAGGAGATGATGGATCAGGACGTCATCCCGGACCTGGTCAGGCGGGCCGACGCGGCCGTCACCGTCACCCGCATCGTGCGGACCAGCGGCATCGGAGAGGCGACGGTCGCCGCCACGCTGGCCGACCTGGCGGAGGAGATCGAGCGGGACGGCCAGGTGACGCTGGCCTTCCTGGCCTCGCGGGGGGAGACCCGGGTCAAGCTCACGGCCACGGCCGGGACCCGTGAGGCAGCCTCGGCCATGGTGGTCCCGCTGGCGGATCGGGCGGCTGGCCTGCTCGGGGAGGCCGCCATCGGCTTCGACGACGAGGGCGTGGAGTTCGACATCGGTCGACGGCTGGTCGCGGCCGAGATGACGGTCGCCGTGGCCGAGTCGATGACCGGCGGGGGAGTTGGGACCCGTCTGGTCACCGTCCCCGGTGCCTCGAATTGGTTCCGGGGCGGGCTGATCACCTACGCCACGGCGACGAAGGTGTCCCTGGCCGGGCTGGACGGTGCGCGCGTGGAGCGGGAGGGGCCGGTGTCGGAGTGGACCGCTCGGTCCCTCGCCGCGGCCGCGGCCGATCGTCTCGGTGCCGACCTCGGGTTGTCGATCGTCGGTGTCGCCGGTCCTGACCCGCAGGGCGGCCAGCCGGTTGGGACCATCTGGATCGGGACGGCCGGGCCGGATGGCCTCGCCCGGGCCAAGGCGATCACCGTCCCGGGTCGGGGGCGCACCGATGTCCAGGAGTTCGGGGTGGCGGTTGCACTGAACGCGCTGCACCGATTCGTGCGGCGGTTGACCGCCGGCTGA
- a CDS encoding helix-turn-helix domain-containing protein: protein MAGIGETLSSERRRQGRTLADAAAETRVRESYLAALETEDFDVLGGDVYARGFIRLYGKYLGLDAEALVQEFRDNHEKPAEVTAIPGATIDEVLPARPPGIAQLLNQPAVAGVAIVLVMAVLFLLFRGGGDDAAELDEDAPGPVPAATQEVAETEDAAAGDAATVPSEPSAAPAPAPDAVVFETLAVQIDATTPVRVNVLQGQPVVDRELAAAESVELAPSGDRVSFVVGDYGSVEVLVNGLMLPAPAQFLGAPVQITCVIGATECSAEAVSS, encoded by the coding sequence ATGGCCGGGATAGGCGAGACCCTCAGCAGCGAGCGGCGGCGGCAAGGACGCACGCTGGCCGATGCTGCTGCCGAGACACGGGTGCGGGAGTCCTACCTGGCGGCCCTCGAGACCGAGGACTTCGACGTCCTGGGCGGCGATGTCTACGCGCGCGGGTTCATCCGGCTGTACGGCAAGTACCTGGGGCTCGACGCCGAGGCGCTGGTCCAGGAGTTCCGGGACAATCACGAGAAGCCCGCCGAGGTCACCGCGATCCCGGGGGCCACGATCGACGAGGTGCTGCCCGCCCGACCGCCCGGCATCGCCCAGCTGCTGAACCAGCCGGCGGTGGCCGGCGTCGCCATCGTGTTGGTGATGGCCGTGCTGTTCCTGCTCTTCCGTGGCGGTGGCGATGACGCCGCCGAGCTCGACGAGGACGCGCCCGGCCCGGTCCCGGCAGCGACCCAGGAGGTCGCGGAGACCGAGGACGCGGCGGCCGGCGACGCGGCCACGGTGCCCTCCGAGCCCTCCGCCGCGCCGGCGCCGGCGCCCGACGCCGTGGTCTTCGAGACCCTGGCGGTGCAGATCGATGCCACCACACCCGTCCGCGTGAACGTCCTGCAAGGTCAGCCGGTGGTGGATCGGGAGTTGGCGGCGGCCGAGTCGGTGGAGCTCGCACCGAGCGGCGACCGGGTGTCCTTCGTGGTCGGGGACTACGGGTCGGTCGAGGTGCTGGTCAACGGGCTGATGCTGCCGGCTCCGGCGCAGTTCCTCGGTGCCCCGGTGCAGATCACCTGTGTGATCGGGGCCACGGAGTGCTCGGCCGAGGCGGTCTCGTCGTGA